The Desulfovibrio desulfuricans DSM 642 genome contains a region encoding:
- a CDS encoding chemotaxis protein CheW, which yields MDLSQKKQEDELLQLVTFSIGEEEFGVNILKVQEIIRTMEITKVPRAPEFVEGVINLRGKVIPIIDLRRRFGLAPKGHDKNTRIIVIEINNIIVGFVVDAVSEVLRIPASTVEPPPPVVAGVDSDYISGVGKLQDRLLIMLDLDKLLSGDDLEMLTSV from the coding sequence ATGGATCTGAGTCAAAAAAAACAGGAAGACGAACTTCTGCAACTGGTGACGTTCAGCATCGGTGAAGAAGAGTTCGGGGTGAACATCCTGAAAGTTCAGGAGATCATCCGCACCATGGAAATCACCAAGGTGCCCCGTGCTCCGGAATTTGTGGAAGGCGTCATCAATCTGCGCGGCAAGGTGATCCCCATCATTGACCTGCGTCGGCGTTTTGGTCTTGCACCCAAGGGGCATGACAAAAACACGCGGATTATCGTCATTGAAATCAACAACATCATCGTGGGCTTTGTTGTCGATGCCGTCTCCGAGGTATTGCGCATACCCGCAAGCACGGTGGAACCGCCGCCGCCAGTTGTTGCCGGGGTGGACTCGGACTACATCAGCGGCGTGGGCAAGTTGCAGGATCGCCTGCTTATCATGCTTGATCTTGATAAGCTGCTTTCTGGCGACGACCTGGAGATGTTGACGTCCGTGTAG